The sequence below is a genomic window from Chiloscyllium plagiosum isolate BGI_BamShark_2017 unplaced genomic scaffold, ASM401019v2 scaf_12100, whole genome shotgun sequence.
TGGCATTTCATTTGAGTAATTATGTACTGATGAACATTCTATCACATTTTCGGAACTCCTAACAGCAACTTTGAAGAAATTTCAGCAAtttgaaaggtttctgaaaatgCACATCACATTCAATTGCTTtgtcaaataaaaaaaatggcACTGATGGCACTTTTGGGCATTAGGGAAAAATTCAGTCCTGAGAGGACTGATGAAATGAAGGTTGCAAATTTGGCAGAAAGCAAAAACAAGGAGCTTTCAGTGGTGCAATAATATTTTCCTCACCAAGATGGAACCAGATGCTTCTGAGATGGTGTTAAAACAGTGTTGCCCAATGACCCTAATATGCTGAAGTTAATGAGAATCTGGACTCACATCGTGGCACAACTGAGAATTAAATTACACTAAAAGTCGTGTTCTGTCAAAAGGAAGTATTTGCAAAGTGAGGCGATTGCAGATTACATTATCGAATTTAACAAACTCTCTAGATTACATGGGTTAGAAATTAACCTTACAGCCATGTTCATGGGAGACCCAAAGGACAATGAAATCCAAGCTGAACTTGTGGATGAAGGTAATAAACTAACATGAAAGGAGGTCTGTGTTGAAGCTACAGTCATGCAAGATGGCAGAAAGACAGAGTTGCAAATTGCAAGGGAGTTATTTTCCAGAATTGGAAGGAAAAGTCCATGGATTTCAATGAGTTCCAAGTCACAGTAGAGATCAGTAAGAGTACACTGGTCATTGAGGATGCATTAAGAGAGCAAATAATGGCCTCACAGCAAGGAGGACCAAATGATAAAATTAAGCATGACAAAGATAAGATAAAGGTTAACATACAGTCAGTGTTTTATAGTAATGAGAGCAGGACCTCATGCACAATTAAAAGCTGTAAGAATGATAAatagatttgaaaaaaaacaggCAATTTGTCCACTTGCATTTGTGGAAACCACACACAATTAGTAAGTAAGACTTATCCCTCAATCCTTCgggatagatttttttttctaatttaaccAATGGAAAGGTTTTCAGTCAGATTTCTCAAATGCATATTTGCAATTAAAACGGACTAACAAGAGCAAGGAATTGTTGACCATTCATTCACACAAAGGGCTTTAATCATTCTGAACGGCTACCATTGGGATGTGTAATGCTTCTGAGCGGCATGGATCAGGTACAGTGGATGCAAGGAGTGTGCTGTTTCACAGATGGCATTTTAATTTGCAGTAAATCAGAAAAAGAGTACATTGTAAGGATGAACAAAATCCTAAATTGGATCAATGACATCAAAGCAAAAAAGCTTCATGGCATCAGATGTAGCAGGCCTATGTCACCAATTAGATAGCAAAATTATCCATCCAATGAAGAACAGGGTTCATGTGATTTTGAACTTATCTAAGTTCACTCCTGTCCTAGCAAACATGCTCACTCCACTACATCAGATGATCAAAGCTGGAACAGTTTGGGAGTTGTCTGTGATGTGTCATAAAGCATTTGAAGAAGTGAAGAAATGACTGGACGGGAGATACCATTTTGAACCTTGGTTTTTGAATGTGCTCAGTTAGGAGTTCTCAGAAATGGAAAACCGCATAGAGAAACCTGCAACATATGCTTCACATACTTTAACATAGTCAAGGCAAAACCAAGCAAGTTTAGAAAAAGATGCTAACAATCATACATTGAAAACATGAAAACACAGTACAGCACAACACAAAAACAACCATTTCAGCCCACCATCTCTGTTCTGCCTACCaagatgctattctaaactaatcccaactgcctgcacatggtccatatccttctattcccttgtTGATCATATATTgatcgaaatgcctcttaaacattgctaccatacttgcttctaccacctcctacTCTCAGCTTGAAAGACATACTtcatacatctcctttaaaatttCCTTCTCTCAACTTAACACTACCCCTAGTGTTTGACATttgcaccctgggaaaaagactctgactatccaccataTCAGTGTCTCTCATGAcattatatacttctatcaggtcacccctctgcctccaacactttcatgaaacaatctaagtttgtccaacctctccttatagctaatgcaCTCcgatccaggcaacatccaggcaaatctcttttgcactctctccaaagccttcacagcttttctatagtgtggtgaccagaactgcatgtggcctaactaaagtttcaCATAGCTATAACATGGCTTaacaacttttatactcaatgcctcgaTCAATGATTGCAAgcatgccatgtgccttctttaGCACCTTATCTActggtgttgccactttcagggaaataTGGACATGCATGTCAAAACTGACTAGCACCCAACATGGTGTATTCCACTTGGCTAATTTCCACAAACACTTGTATGGTGGAAGTCCACTTTGTTAAATGTTGGTTATTCACGTTATTTTAGTCATAATCGCATTGTTAATTTTATTTCCACCTACATGGAATACTAAAAGAAATAATACATAGTGTGCCTTTATTAAAAAAGCTGCAGAGTCTAAATGATCATCTGCCTGACCACAGCATTCTGTATCATTGTTCCACAACTGCTCACCAAATAAACATTTGTTATCATTCTGGGGATTGACACATCTTTAAATAAATTACTCCCATCACTGCCAATTTAGCAAAAGTAGATTTTTTTAGCTTCTAATTTACACTCAAACTACCAAAATCTGCAGATATATTCCATAAAGTTCATTAAAACTACAAAATATTCACAAATAGTCCAAAACATTGAAAACAATAACATACACAAGTTTAAATACTGTGTATGTCATCTGATTATTACTACAAATACCacaaatgattttgaaaacaagTGTCTCAaacctacaaaaaaaaaggattataCAGCCCTTCGTACTTGTTCTATAAATTAAGCTGGTGATGGTTTCCACCCAACTAGTTATCCTAATGCTTCACTTCTATCTATAAAACTGAAGATCTCAACTTCACTAAATGAAAATACATTTAAGAAAATCTGCAAATTCTATTCAAATAACGCTGTTGAatgtgcacatttttaaaatatcctaTATTCGCTATCTATGTTTTACATCAGCATCACCATTTTTggtctgtctgactctctctcacgCTGCCATTCCTAAATTAAAGCATTTTCAGCAACAATTGGAGCCATTTCAGCTCTGGAATTTACAGATCCTTGTACCTAATTTCAAAATAATATGAATAGGGCAAGCTCCCCAGGATACTGCCAACATTCTTGACCTTCTAGTCAAGAGTAATTTTCGAATAATTACCTACTATTCTCTTCTTAGTTTGCTTCTGATCACCCCCTTTCAATCTTTAAATAATTCCCACAGCATTTCTGTCTGTTTTCAAAAAGAGATCAAACCTGTGGATTATTTCAACCATCTCCTCTCATCGACAACAGGACAATTCTATCATCTGACTTAACTTCATCATATGGAATGCACAAAATTGCATATGTTCAATTTCATCATTTTAAAGGCCTCAATCAGATCATCTCTAGGTCTTGTATTCTTTTAGAGAAAAGAGCTCAAGGCTACTCAGTGTTTCCCAACAGTTAAAATTTCAGTTTTGTAATAATTCTCGTCAATTCTTTTCAGATTTTCTGTTGTGTTTCTATACCCTTTTCTGTCATATGGAGGCCAGAACTGTGGTCCAAACTAGATTCCACTGAAGTTAAACATAAGGTCTTGCTTTTGAATTGCATGCCTCCAAAAATGAGCCTCGTGTTTTGTTTATTTGGTATCTTTCTTTTGCACGTAtatctaattttgtttttaaaagttatcaCTGCATCTGCACCCATCTCTTCTCTGATTTTGTCAATTACCGTAATTATGTGTTCTCCAGTTACCAACCTAACTAAAACTCTGAACATGTATTAAGTCTCCCTTATTCCAAACAAGTTTCCTGCTTCATTAGCCCCTCCATATCGCAAAGACACCTCTACATCTTATGCCTTTTATATTGTTCACCATTAATTCCCATTTTGTTACAGAATGGCTGCTGATTGAAAAAGAAATTGTCAGATATGCACTATTCAAAATCAAATTCAGATGTATCTGACACAGTTTTGGCACAGATAGGTCCCTAACCCAAGCTCTTCAGCAGAGAGGTAGGGGCAATACTACTCCACCATAAGAACTTCAAGATTTCTGGTTTCATACAACCTTTTATGCGATGAAATATCTCCTGACATCCGCTGAACACACCAAAAGGGCATTATTGCTCCCCCCATTAAAGTTCTTGAGTAATTAACATTTCTCTACCATATTAAGTCATTTAATCATCTTGAACTACTCATTTAGATCACTCATTAGTTCACTGTGGCCAAGGGAATGGCCGCCTAGTCTTGACCACCTTTCCCCATAATTTAACCCTTTTAAAACTACTTTCATTCTGATGAATCTGTGTAGCATCCCATTCAAGTGAAATTAATCCTTCCAGAGATTAAGTGCCAAGAAATGAATGCGATCTCTCAACAGGATCTAACCAGAGTTCTCAACTATTACGTGACATCCACTCCTTTGCATCCCAGCCCtctattaattttttttgctccagcagtttctgaagaaaacttttatttattcgttcattggatgtgggtaaCAGTGGAAGAATTGCAGTCACATCTCTTTGCAGAATTAACTTCCTACTTCTCACATCGTTCTGATGAATCAACGTTATCCAGCAATTTAATGATCTGTacggtacaactgcaacatttaaaaggcatctggatgggtatatgaataggaagggtttggagggatatgggccgggtgctggcaggtgggactagattgggttgggatatctggtcagcatggacgggttggaccgaagggtctgtttccatgctgtacatctctatgatgttcTTTGAATGGCATCCAAATTGTGGGGCAGTAACCTAACTGTGGTTGAACCAGTGCTGTATTCAAATTCATGGTTATTTATTGACCAATTATTCTATGGCTATTTATGTCTGTAAAGTCTTAAATGTTCTTGgcgttttttttccaaatggttTTATCTCAACAACCATTCAGTACACAGATAACTAGAATCCCTTTGTCACTATTTATCATTATTGAgcaacttttattggtagatacATGTCATTCCTACATGCCCTCAATGTTTAAACTCTAGTTCATGGCAGACCTGAACTTAACACATCTATACCTGCCACATAATATCACGTACAAGCTTCAAGACACTTTTCATGCCATTCAAAGCATCCTGGGACCCGGTGCACCACATTACTATGGTGTGGACCTCCCCACCAAAAACAATAATATATAATTTCCTTCTACTCTACCACTTAGACTAATCCAGAACAACTGATGCCCTGATAGTGCAGTGACCAGTAACgaagaaagaggaagaagaaatctCCTTAAAATTCAACAAATTGGAAAAGGCAGTGGTTTACTAAAAGTTAAACTAACAATGATTTTTAGCAAAATAAACACTTTGAGAGATGCTGTGCACAAACAGCAAAACTGGTGAAACACTTCTTTGTTGAAATCACTGATCAAGCTGTAGTAGAAGTTTTAGTCTATGCAAATATCAAAGTCTTTGATAATTATCTACGAAACAATTATGACTGCTTTAGTTTGATAGTTCATTCACCCAAGCAAGGAACAAAGAAAGTGAAAACAGGGGCTTTATCATATGCATATAACCTCAGAAATTTTCCTATGAAACTAATTATGAGCAATTTTATGACCAACTTTGGTATATATTTGGTCTTTTCTTAAAACAGGGTTTGTGGAAGGGGAAGGCAGGTGGAAAGAAGGAGTTCACACAGCCAACGTGATTCCTCCAATCTTTGATTTTACACAACCTATTAACAATTATAGATGTAATTTCCCATCATTTTAAAAGACACTCAGACTTATTGGGGTGATGCCACTGCAGGTTCAGGATGACTGCATGAACCAATTCTTTTGTTTCATCTtctatattttgtttctttactcaggcaCTTAATCTTGATATCAAtatattgtttaatttttttttctaaaacattTTTGAAACCTGTCTCTCACATGGCTggtttgataatgttccctaaGTACTTACTGCCCCTAACAATGTACAGACATAGCCATTCAACTTGAAGCACCATTAACACCACTAGTTAATCTTCATCAATACCTTAGGCCATGTTCAATTATAGACAAACATCTTCTGCCTCTCTATCACCTGGTGGCTAACCTTTGGTGCTGTTCTTTGCAGTAGAATCATAAAACAAACTTGGATCAGCACAAACTTACTTCTGCTCTACCTTAACTAAATTacagaaatttaaatttgatacaCCACAACTGCAACTTTTTAGCAAGttcaaatattttacaaaaagTGATATACCTTCTTGTGTTTCTCAGAAACATTGCTTGTGTGTTTCAAAGAATTACTTTAGAGGTGGAAAAAGAAATACTTCAGCCATACTTTACACAAATTTCTATAAACAGCAACAAGGTGAATAACTAGTTAAACTGTTTTTAATGGCTTTGGTTGAGTGAAGGTTGATGACAAGGACTCTGGGGATATACCTGCACTTCGCGAGAGTATCATGGGATATCTACTATCTGGTGGAACAGGCAAACAGGACTGGtgtttaacatctcacctgagGGGCTACACTGCTGATAATGCCATGCTCTTTACCACATTCAAACAACAGTTTGGGTGATAAGTTTAAAGTAATGGAGTGGAGCTTCCAACTAGCTTGACTTGTTCAACTTTTCTGATCATTGACCATTATCACTAAGCAGTTTCCAACCTTTATTTTCACCAAGTTtattcaacaaaattcactgttCACTGCCTATAGTTAAATTATCTTGTTCTATAATTTATTCCACTAATCAACATTAAAATTGGCATAATCCCAAAGTGTGTACTAAATTTCTTGACACAATCTCTAGAAATTAAAAGCGTACCAGTTTGTATTAAATTTCAGTTTCATGCATGCTGCCATGCAATGACTGTTCATTTGTATTATTTACATTCAGAGACTTTCCAAACCTCATCTTATTGCTTTGTCCCATTAATGGACAGAGAGTGTCCATTGATGTTAACACACAGTCCTCAAGAACCAGAATTCCAATTCTCAAGTTCACAATGCAATGTGGACAGTTATTACCCAATTTTAACTGGGTACTAACTGACAACACAAACCTTCTTATATTTCAGCATGAAATATTAATAAACTGACACCTCATTGAGTAACAGGTAGTGTCAATCACTTTAATACAAAAGTGTTTTTTCAGTCAGATAGCTCAATTCTACATTCAAATATATACTTTCAGGAAAATAGGTAAACCATACACTTCACCATATGACACCTAATGATGGAAAAACTTGAAGGCTACGCAATTGCACCAGTATTGCCAGCCCTCAGATAACTCAATGAAAAATGCAAAAGGCAGTGAGACCACTATCAAAATGAAACCGAACGCAACATAAATGTAAAAAAGCATACCTATATTAGGTGGGCTGCCATAATTGATTGGTGGCTCAGGGGGTCTTCCTCGATGCAATGCTGCAAGTGCTGATCCTTTCCATACCACATGCTTAcaacctgtttttatttcaaatattaacAGAAATCCGGAATCACTAcaaaagaaatcaccatgaaAGATGCATAATATTGCTTTGCTACTGAACTGTTCATACTTTTGTTTGTTCTAAGCATAGACTGTCTTCCAGCTCCCAGTAACGAATGAACCCCTGGAACGCTCTGTGGAGTCTCTTTTTCTAAGAGAGGTCCAAGTCGCTGACATATTTGAAGCAGATGATCTGGAGCTACGTGTCTATGAgttttcacctttttaaaaaaagaaagaaaaattgttgTCAGAAATAAACATGAGAAGTTATTAGATACTAGGCTTCTTGCACTTTAAAAGACGACTTTTGCCGCAGTAATAATGGTTAAACTGTCAATGTTCACCATTATCATTCCTCTAAACGTAATGGTGATTCTGGAACACAGATAGGCACAGTTGATAACAAAAATCAGAAGTAGTTATCAATGATTCCACATTTCTTCACAGGGTATGCTATTGAAATCCGCACAGCCTACAATAAAAAGGTTCATTGAATTGTCAAGATCTTGCCCTTTAACGCTTAGAATCTTAATTCCTTACAAAACCCTTAAAAAACAATCTTGATGAATGAGGTAAAGCTGAATTGTTACTCCATGTTCAGACTATTTCTGAAAATCTCAAGGGTCTTAAAATGTGATTTTATTATTTGTTGAATATCAAATTTTTGAATTCTGATCAAAACTACATAATTAATAAAatacacaattccatttttgcTTTAATCCCAATTTTAAGTCCCAATCATCATTTATTTTTGCTCTTTGTACAATGATAATAAACTGAACGCTAATCAATCTATTTATTTCCTGATTTGGTCTGTGCATATACTTCAGGGTGCTCTTTATCCTGGACACCTGGAGATTCCCTGATTAATAGATGTTTACAGCTCAGAAAGAAGCCATTAGGGCCATTGCATCAGAGATGTGATTACacaaatcctattttccagcttttggcctGTGAGGCTATGGCAATGTAAGTATTGCCCGAATACAGTTTAAATGCTACAAGGGTTTCTGAAACAAacaccctttcagacagtgagttccaggttcccACCATCCACCAAGTGAAAAGAATTTATCCTCAACTCTCCACTTAGCCTTCTACCTCTTAACTTGAATCTAtgtccctggttattgacccgTATACTCATGGAGAACGtgccttcctatccatgtcctttgtCATCTATACACCACTAGCAGATCCTCTCTAAACCTTTGCTGCTTCAAAGAAAAGAAACCCAGCCTagccaatctttcctcattgctcagaccctccagcccaaccAGCATCAGCATTGTTTTCTCACTCTCGTATTCCAAGCCTCGGCTATTACAAGGCAAGTAAATCATTCTACCAGATTCAAATCGGTGTCAGGAATGAAAACATTTATGACAACTAACATCGGTATATCTTTGCAGACTATTTTCTTTGAGGTCAGCAGCAAGTACAGTCATTTCATTGTGACCATGAAATCTGGGCCTTtgctctttattttaaaaaatctgttcacttttttcttttcaatgttttttcatttaaaaaaataaagacaaCATACCTTCATCTTACCAGGTACTGAGTCATATGTTCATGTATGCATACATTATATAATACATTTCTTTCCCTGCTCCTCCTTATTTAGGGCATGTACCAAGTAATATCTCCAGCTGACACACAATGCTGTCTAATATATCTAGTTATACACGAGTACTTGAGAACACAGTTatggccttcatcaatcttttaaATAAAGTTTAGGGCACTACGACAGAGACCACATGAAAAACAACATCCAAACAAATCTGAATACCAAAGCATTTCTGGAGATCGTAATATTAAATCTTATTTTCATTGTTCCTCGGCTTAGAATACATTTTGGATACAAAACTTGGTGTTGAAGAAGAAAGCTGTAAATTAAAGACAAATGAACTGATCAGTTAGGCATAAAAATGCTGAATTGAAATCAATCCTGACAGTGTGCACCAATGCAGAGAAATGCAAACAAGGcaagaaaataaacattaaacaGTGGAATAGTGAGAAGCATGGAGGAACCTAGGAGTCTTGGAATACAAATCCTCAAATCCCCAAAGGTAAAACATGCAGTTATCGTGGCCAAGGCGGCATACAGTATGTTTTTATTTACTGGCTAAGCACAGGATAAGGTGGTTATGctaaaactgtatacagtattgagTCAGATCACAGCTACAGTATTGGTTactacattacagaaaggatgtgattgctttAACGATGTTATAAATacaatttactaggatgttgccaggatcagAGAATTTTAGCTCTGAGAAAGATTTGATAAGTTTAAGGTTCTTTTCTCTGAACCAGAGGAAGCCAAGAAAGATTTAACTGAGATGTGTACATAATTATGAAGATCCTCGACTAGGTAGATAGGAAAAACctatttttttccctttgcagAGCAGTCAATCACCAGTGGCACAGATTTAAATTAGCTGGCTGAAAGATTCAACAGAGAATTGAGAAACCTTTTcaaccagagaatggtgggtatCTTGAATTTACTGTCAGAAAGTTAGAGGCAGAAATCAAGTCACATTTAAAATACACCTGGATATATGTTTCTGCATTGCAGTAACCTCCAAGACTATAGACAgacagctggaaagtgggattaggccAAATACATTTTTCTCTTAGCATTGATATGATGGATAAAATGGTCACTTTCTGCCTGTTAGTTGTCTAAGTTTCTATTTGTGATACGTCAGGATTAATGCATtatgggaaagaaaaaaaatgatttttcttcGACTGAAATCCAGAAGAATCAACTGATTTTTACTTTATTGGATAAACTGTAGATTAGGATCACCTCAGGATACATTGAAGGCAGAGTCCTTTGGCGTCACACATTGACAAGCAATGACAGTGAAGCAAAATAATCTCTGAATGGCATCAATGCAGGCTAACTATAACAAAGGTCCCAATATCCCTAACAAATGCTCAATTAAAATACTTCATTTACTGAAACAATCTAcatattacaatttttaaaagcttAAATCAAAGACATCATAGTCTTTTAAAGCACCCCTGAAGTGATTTTCTTTAATACACAGCAAATTCTTCAATACAAATAGAAAGCTCATGTCACAAGGTGATTCACTACATATGTTAAATATTGATCACAGAAAGTGGATTTGGCTTATGCCCACACCCAATCTCTAACAACAAAGATTCCTCGAAAGAGGACAGTAAATACATGAAGAAGATGGCATGGAGGAGATACAGAAAATTTAAGGTCAAGGCAAAGAGTTCTtggagataaaaaaaaagaaaaaggaaatagaACCAAGACAAAATGGAATTATGAAGCGAGCCGACTGGAGAAAGAAAAATGACAATTTGGAAAAATGAACAGTTGTGACAAGTCTATTAATCTATACATCCACATGTACATGGTTTATAACTGTAATAGGCAGAAGTCTTCAAAATAGAGAACAAAAATTTTTGTTTGGCTGCTTGAGCAAACAATGTTGTTAAGAGCTTCTACAATAATAATCATGCTTTATGAGGCTATTCTCCTTCTGGTTTGAAGCAACTACATATTTCTTTGCAGgaacaaaaaaaacctaaactgtTAGTATAAATTTAGAAATTGATCCAACACCACAAAATTATAATAGCCAGTAAGCATAACCTGATAAACAGCCATACAGAATGCTCTACAAATTATTTCTGTTCTGTGCACAACTAAAATGGACCAATTTCATGTTGATGGTCATCAGCCAAGCAACAGAATCTTTCAATATCCTCTGGTAGAGGCCCAAGTCAGATGGAGAGGTCTATCTCATCTGCACAACATCAGAAATCTGCAAACGTCTTGCTGATTGGGTGAGGAGCAAGATGGAAAGTTGGGCACTCCCGTGCAGAACTAAAATTGCAGTTCAGACTTAGAAAAGGGAGGAGGATGCAAATATGGCAGAAGTGGTACAATCCAGATTTCATTTGAGTTCCATCTAGCCCTACAAAAGGAATATCAAAACCACAGGTAATTTACTATAAAGGGCTGATTTGGCCATCTCTGCCTCATACCTTAAACGGACCATGCAGGCTCACTGTCATCCCAGTTGTATTGGGACAGAATCCTAATTTTATGTTTGATGATGTTGGTGACAGGTGGAGCAGGAACAAAGTCAGCACTTCAATCTTTGGCATACTTACCATAGGATATGGCCCAGAATAAAGAATTTCAAATGTACAACGCTGTCCCATACCACCTTCCTACTCTCAACAACCTGATGGGACAATAGAATCAATTACTACAGACACTCAAAATTGAATAACCCTTTTAGAACCACCAAGTTCATTTTGACTTGCACCAGAACAGCTGCAGGGCCTCCACAGCATCTACTGTTCTCCAGGACCCACAAAGGGAAAAATGGTCACTTAACTCAGGCACAGCACTTAACTTGGGCCAACTGTCTCAGTATCGTAACCCAGCAAAGGCCAACAAAACCAAAAGGTAAAATTTGTACAGATTTTTTTGAGAGAGGTCAATATGAATGTTTATGTCACAAACTATGTTTATTTGATAGCTTATTTTGCTGCCTAATGAATTTGCTGTCAAGTGAATTTATAACAGACGAATAAGATGTTCATTATAACAAGCAAAGAAAATAGCTCTGCACTACCCCAAAatgtaaacatttcaaaattgcttttttaaaaaaactaaacttTTTTTCCAAGCAACATTGATGGAAAAGTACAGAACAATTACAAACAGTTAAATAATATTTTCTGCTATTGGAATACAGACTTGCTACGATAATAGAAAAATTGAAAAGACACAAGCACATGGGACACTAAGATTGTAATCAATGGcacaggagttttttttaaaaactataggAGCAtatgattttaaatttgagaaaataaatacTGGAAAATGATTTCCATATGTCATTAGCAGGCGGTAGAAATTAGGAGAGGAATCTTGATGAGGCAATGGGGGTTTTGCCTGCTAACTGAAAAGCTGATAAGACATCTGCAATGCCTCTTTTTCAGGAAGGCTCAGAAAACCACTGTAGCAAGACAACCATTGGGCCGACATTTGGACCAACACCCCAGGAGCAGAAAACGTGTTTACCGAGATCTCCAGGCACAGCGTCACAGAAATTGATGATGGGTATTCCCATCCAAAACTACATTGCCTGGTCTAACTAAATGCCCTTCCCATCTCCAAGTTCACCAAATATGTATGAAGAAGGTACCGtcttagcactttgtattgaaaATATGAAAGTG
It includes:
- the LOC122548081 gene encoding PH-interacting protein-like, encoding MPADTKQIYELESELYFLIARFLASGPCQKATEVLIREVEEKQLLPKRIDWKGKEHPRTYENLVKTHRHVAPDHLLQICQRLGPLLEKETPQSVPGVHSLLGAGRQSMLRTNKSCKHVVWKGSALAALHRGRPPEPPINYGSPPNIGMLFYIYVAFGFILIVVSLPFAFFIELSEGWQYWCNCVAFKFFHH